The DNA window GATTCAGAGGGGAACTTTTTGGATTTTGGTCGTTTTTGTGTTCAGTACAACCTTAATTGCTCCGAAAAACTGTATAACAAACTGTTAAAATCTATACCCTATTCGTTTAGATCCctagttaaaaatattttatactcAGACATTTCTCCTATACAGAGATCATTGCAGATTGAAGATGTTCAGATTCAAGATATTAGATGCAACAATAAGATGTTAAGGAATTTCtttataaattaacttttccCAAATCCAATTAGACATTACATTATAAAGAACTTCACAGCAGatcagatcattaaaaaaagaattgcaTAACTTACCCTCTGCCACCAAAAGCGAAATAGATGCAATTCAAAATTATCAATGAAATATATTCTTTAGTGAATATAACTAACTATAACTAAAGAATTTTTGACGTTTAAGTTTGATACAgaatattgtgtttttgcatGAGAAATGTGGAGAGTTTgaaacatctatttttttttttttttttttttttttttttgtgaatcaaTTTTTAAGTTCTGGAAAGATTTCCAAAGTTGGCTAAACTGGAAGAACATTGTTTTGTCGCCACTATCTGAAACAagtgttttatttggtttagaAAATGAGAATAAGGCTCTTGAATATTTGAAAAATTACCTTATACTGTTGGGAAAAATTTTCATTCATAGATGTAGGTATTTTAAGACAAAACCCACTTTTTGCCATTGGAAAAAtgactgatttattttataaatctcTGAGACTGACTAATTCCAAACCCGCTGTTAAAGTATCATCCTTGTTGGAAAACTATAATTTGATATAAAATTGccctttgttattattttattctattactttacttttgtacagttttgttataattttatttcagacacaattCAGGTGTGTAAACGATGTAATGTTTATGATGTCCTGTTTCTGtattatttcattgttttaattattttatactTGCTCGAAGATGCTCCATGTTATGGTAGGACAGGTCACTCTCCGACTTTTTCTGTTAAGAAGTTGTTTCAACGTGAAATGCATGTAAAgtaaatcttggtgttatttttgaccaagacatgtcatttaaatcccatattaaacaggtttccagagtttccttttttcacctcaggaatatcgccaaaattagaaacattctgtccaggagtgatgctgaaaaactggtccatgcatttgttacttcaaggctggactattgtaattctttactatcaggaagtccacaaaatgcagttcaaagccttcagctgatccaaaatgctgcagcaagagttctgatgaaaatcaacaagagggatcatatttctccaattttagcttcccttcattggcttcctgttaaatcaagaatagaatttaaaattcttcttctaacgtataaagcccttaataatcaaactccatcatatatcagagctctgattaccccgtatgttcctaacagagcacttcgctctcagaccgcaggtctgctggtggttcctagagtctctaaaagtagaatgggaggcagatcctttagctatcaggctcctctcttgtggaaccaactcccagtttatggtccgtgaggcagacaccctgtctacttttaagactaggcttaaaacttttctttttgacaaaaattataactagtgactcatgttactctcagctacctttatagttttactgctataggcttaggttactggagtatatcaggatctaattttctcactatattgagttctactgttcttcaattatgcattatgtgttgtcatttctgctttaactttctgttctctctcttttctcttcatagtaggtacacctggtctggcgttctgttaactgtgacatcatccagagaagacggctcacccactactaccatctaatgtagaacagattactagatcaatgtgtgcttctgtgcttttttgtttctcttgttgtgtctctgttctgtcttctgtaaccccagtcggtcgaggcagatgaccgttcatactgagcccggttctaccagaggtttttccttcccgttaatgggtggtttttcttcccactgtcgcttcatgcttgctcagtatgagggattgcagcaaagccatgtacaatgcagatgactcttcctgtggctctacggttccccaggagtgaatgctgcttgtcgggactttgatgcaatcaactggtttccttatataggacatttttgaccaatctgtataatctgacccaatctgtataatatgattgaacttgactttgtaaagtgccttgagatgacatgtttcatgatttggcgctatataaataaaattgaattgaattgaattgaatgtacaATTCGCCCTGtcgttgttttgtattttgtaacatttgcaataaaaaaaaaggtaatttgcgcaagcgcgaacagaataacatccgggtcgccaaaaaataaataaataatgtaattacggtactgaaaatacttatttctatacttaagtCATTAAAGAATGCTAAACTTTATCGTATAGAAAATACTGTAGACTTTTCTCCAAGAAATTGATGCGTTTTAaattctctccattgtattgcttgacgtcatcatcggatatgctcagaagtccGGGAAGATAtcagctgtgtctcaattcgcaggctgcgtcctttgaaggacccagcctacacagccttaggaggacccagccatcggaagatgctccggaggatcctcagcCGTTGGTAAATGGAACGGTCTaagcctttggagcacttcctggttgcgacacaCGTCATCACATCTACCCCAAGCCCGGGAAAAACAGCGCCAGatgacaaaaaaatggatatggaaatttaatttttttttattttatttacttgttattggaggagaGACGGTTTAGATGGCTTTGGCGGCAGCAAAACCGGCGAcgaatttttctcaggctgggagagcgcagtggagaggtaacatttacctgctattattttcacccaggggcctgctaatgatcataatataccagttattaaacaaataacTAAAACAGCAGATTgacaaatatgtttaaatataaaattttatatttatttgtaagacttgatataaaCTTATGTTTGTAACATTAGTAATTtaaattgaatagttaaatgtgtacaaaccctgtaaataactgacttaaatcactactttcactatcatTAAAAAAGCGCACAAAGCACCTCGGGAAATCTTAAGCGCGAGGCCACTAAGGATGGTAGCGATGCATCCTCAaaattcggggaaaaggaggacgcattcgTAGGCTGCACTTTAAgcatcatttaattcaattcaattcaattttatttatatagcgccaaatcatgaaacatgtcatctcaaggcactttacaaaatcaagttcaatcatatatacagattgggtcagattatacagattggtcaaaaatgtcctatataaagaaaccagttgattgcatcaaagtcccgacaagcagcattcactcctgaggaaccgtagagccacagggagagtcgtctgcattgtacatggctttgctgcaatccctcatactgagcaagtatgaagcgacagtgggaagaaaaacctccggcagaaccgggctcagtattaacggtcatctgcctcgaccgactggggttacagaagacagagcagagacacaacaagagagacaaaaaagcacagaagcacacattgatctagtaatctgttctacattagatggtagtagcaggtgatctgtcttctctggatgatgtcacagttaacagaacgccagaccaggtgtacctactatgaagggaaaaagagaaagcaaaaagttaaaagctgaaatgacaacagtcatttcaatgtaatacaattcaaaactggagaacagtagactgaagaacagtagaaatcagtagagtgagaaacttagaccctgatgtcctccagcagcctaggcctatcacagcacaactatagagatagctcagggtaacatgagccactctaactataagctttgtcaaaaaggaaagttttaagattattcttaaaaatagatagggtgtctgcctcacggaccaaaactgggagttggttccacaggagaggagcctgatagctaaaggatctgcctcccattctacttttagagactctaggaaccaccagcagacctgcagtctgagagcgaagtgctctgttaggaacatacggggtaatcagagctctgatatatgatggagcttgattattaagggctttatacgttagaaggagaattttaaattctattcttgatttaacaggaagccaatgaagggaagctaaaattggagaaatatgatccctcttgttgattttcatcagaactcttgccgcagcattttggatcagctgaagacttcgaactgcattttgtggacttcctgatagtaaagaattacaatagtccagccttgaagtaacaaatgcatggactagtttttcagcatcacccctggacagaatgtttctaattttggcgatattcctgaggtgaaaaaaggaaactctggaaacctgtttgatatgggatttaaatgacatgtcttggtcaaaaacaacaccaagattttttactttattaccagaggccaagttaatgccatccagattaagtgattgattaagaactttattttttgaggactctggcccaaagattacaacttctgtcttgtcagaatttaaatgcaggaaatttaaagtcatccagcttttgatgtcatcaagacatgactgcagtcgaagtaactgattggattcatcaggattcatggataaatatagctgagtgtcatcagcataacagtggaaattaatcccatgctgtcttataattttgccaatcagaagcatatatatagtaaatagaattggtccaaggactgaaccctgtggtactccacaagtgaccctagagcttgaggaagatttattattaacatgaacaaactggaatctgtccgacagataagatttaaaccagcctaatgctttccccttaatccatacagtatgctcaagtctttgtaggagaatattgtgatcaactgtatcaaatgcagcactgagatctaacaggacaagtatagacacaagtccattatctgaggccatgagaatgtcattagtgaccttcaccagagctgtttcagtgctatgatgagctctaaagcctgactgaaactcctcaagtaggtcataactttgtaaatgttcacatagttgattagcaactactttctcaagaattttagataagaaaagaaggttagatataggtctgtaatttactaactcatcttgatcaagagatggtttcttgaGTAAAGGTTTGATAACAGCTACTtgaaaagcctgtggtacatatccatttaccaaggatagattaatcatgtttaaaataggagcactgatcagagggaatacctccttaaacaacttggttgggattgggtctaacatacaggtagaaggttttgatgaagctaaaattttagatagctcataaagctctactgcttttgaacagttcaaacaccgccCAGTTccaaagattcctccaatgctgcctcactttctgaggatgaggtaatcatgtttgggaggatgccaattattttatttttaatggaatcaattttatttatgaagaatcccataaaatcattactcctaagagctaagggaatggatggatcaacagagctatgactctgtgtaagtttggcaactgtactgaagagaaatctaggattattcttattctcctcaattaatgatgaaaaatatgctgctctaactctgcgaagggtcttgttatacaacaatagactgtccctccagattaggtaggattccttttggtgtgtagagcgccattttatctccaatttcctaacattgtgcttcaaggaacgcagctctgaattaaaccaaggagcaagcttcctgtgaataatcaccttctttttcaagggagctacattgtctactgcagaacgcaatgacaaagtcataccgtttacaaagacatctatttgtgaattggaagaaacaacattgctgccatctacagggcatttctgcaatatggaggatattaaaaaggggacagactctttaagttttaatacagcattatccgataaagatctactataatggaaccctcttttagGGGTGGacaactcagttagattaaactcaaatgttattaaaaaatgatcagataggacagggttgtgaggaaatactgttaattcttcacaatgccatatgtcagcaaaaggtctaaagtatggagccaagagtgcgtcggtttatgcacattttgagcaaaaccaattgaatctacgACAgctttaaaggctacactaaggttatcacattctgtgtcaacatggatgttaaaatcacccactataataaccttatcagtatttaacaccaaatcagataagaaatctgacaactgatccaaaaactgagtgtaagggcctggtggacgatacaaaacaacaaacagaagaggttttattgctttgcagtttggatgagggaaactgagggttaaatgttcaaaagaactgtagttattaattggcctgggactaattaataaatcagactgaaagatggttgccactcctcctcttcccacagatctgggaatgtataaatttgaataattggagggagttgactcatttatactaacgtagtcctcttgtaaccaggtttctgtgatacaaaataaatcaatctgtttatcagaaatcaattcattaactaacaaagtctttggagggagagaccctatatttaatagaccacatttaattgttttatttttaggttcaaggtgaaccgtattgatttttattaggtttttatgatttgttccttttagataagtttttgatctgttaagttttggccgtgggaaagatacagtctcaataggataatcgatgggtaacagtacagaagctgcagagaggtgtgttaaactacggctctgccacctagacaaccagcggttgaatgatgacatgcggctaaacatgtcatcactggtcagatcaggcaggggacccgagaaaattacggagtccgacattgctttagcaaactcacacaccgaagcaacaccaactttagtgacctccaaTCGGCGTGACcaggtgtcattaccgccagcgtgaataacaatcttactgtatttacgcttatccttagccagcagtttcaggtaagattctatgtcgcccgttttggcccctggcaggcatttaactatggtccctggtgtctctagtgccacgtttctgactattgagctcccaatcaccatgatcggcttctcagcgggtgtgtcgctgagtggggaaaatttgttagaaacgcagacgggttggtggtgaactgggggctgaaatctagagctatgcttcctatgaaccgtcacccagccggcctgcttacccggctgctcgggtgcttctggaggaccactaagtgaagtaacgctaggtctatgtggctgcgcgctagcaaaggggcggctatcagctggtttttccatagcacggagccgggtctctaattctgacaccctcgcctccaaagctacaaaaacactacatttattacaagtaccattatccctaaaggaggcagaggaatagctaaacatctgacacagagagcaggagataaggtgagacttagtcagagacggagaagctgaagtaatagtaggagaggaagccattgtggagctaaagctaggctaggctaaagctaggctagcgcccttctaccacgccaagagagcaaaccgtgaaacacgaggagttcccaagcgtgatgtgcagcaacagaaaatgttttaaaagtgcttatgtgttagaaacagatgttactgcaaagagattaaagataaaagcaagAGAATcgggagcaacaaaccgttgctcacgcagtgataacaggaagataagataagatagtctttattgatctcacaatggagaaattcactcgtcacatcggctcatacaagaaggtgcagagtagggaaggtgcattcagttatatacagtaaatcttcatatctacaatggatcaaaagaatacaaaaaaaaaaaaatacaaaaaaggaaatgggaATGTAAaggtctcatttacattcttagtggtctatatttatatataaacatatctatatacttaaatatatacatatatctatgtgcctacttacatacgcacctacgcgtatgtacgtgcatatacattgtatacatttgtacatacatacatgtgggctgacttatgttcaggtggtgatagcagcagaagtcactacatcaggattattgcacgggttgtaggacagtgtattaaatagattattgcaccttggttattgcacattaattattacagttatggtcacagttgcagttacagtgcagcattgtaaaatctgatagcagcaggaataaatgacctgcggtaacgctcctttttacagacaggatgtctaagtcttgcactgaaggagctgctcagctcctctacagtctggtgcagggggtggaaggtgttgtccatgatggatgtgaacttggacaacaccctcctctcagctacttcctccactgagtccagagtgcagcctaggacagaagtggccttcctcaccagcttgttcagtctctttctgtcccgctctgcactgccaggagcccagcagacgacagcgtagaggagggctgaggccaccacagagtcatagaaagtttttagcagaggccggctcactccaaaggacctcagcctcctcaggaggtggagccggctctggccgtacttatacagggcgtcggtgttatgagtccagtccagcttattgttgacgtgaacacccaggtatttgaaactctgcACAGTTTCTATGttctgcccctggatgttcacaggtgagtgaggtgggggtcttctcctgaagtcaatcaccatctccttggtcttactggtgtttaagcacagatggttcttctcacaccagtccacaaagtccatgatgaccgaccggtactccacctcgttcccctcagacacacagcccacaatggccgagtcgtcagagaacttctgaaggtggcagctgtccgtgttgtaggtgaagtccgaggtgtaaagggtgaagagaaactgagatagaacggtgccctggggggccccggtgctgcaaagtgccacctctgactgacagctgtgcagccgcacgtactgagggcggtcagtgaggtagtccatggtccagtcagccagatgtttgtccaccccagcgtcctccagcttccccctcagtagcaccggtctgatggtgttgaaagcgctggagaagtcaaagaacatgactctcacagcgctcccggtggtctccaggtgggttagcgcccgctgcagcagatagatgatggcatcctctactccgatgttgggctggtaggcaaactgcagcgggtccagggtggggctcaccacagtgcgcaggtgagcaaggatgaggcgctccatggtcttcatcaggtgggaggtcagggagactggtctgaagtcggccggttccctggcgtgtggtgttttgggaaccggtaccacacaggaggtcttccacagggtgggcaccaccccgaggctgaggctcaggttgtagatgtagctgaggacctcacagagctcatctgcacaggtcctcagtagcctgggggggatgccgtccggtcctgaggctttactttgtttcagcctcgtcagctgtcctctcacctgcattggtgtgattgtgaggggggaggaaggtagggctgaaggtgtggatgggtcagtcgttgataggagtggcggtgggggggatggtaggtctctggagggctggtggttggagacgtgtggagagttgagggcaaggagggggccagtgtggggggagtcgaaccgagtgaagaatgtgttcaactcatctgcagacttggtgtctccgtctgcagccctgctggtcctctgcccaaagccggagatgttcttcagacctctccacacatccctgacgttgttctgtgccagctgctcctccatcttcttcccatagtccttctttgctgccctgatcttccactggagctcccgctggactctacgctgctcctctctgtcccctgagtagaaagccctcttcttctggttcaggaggactctcagttcaggggtcacccagcgggggttatttggaaagcatcgtagccgtcgtgttggcacaatgctctccacacagaagttcatgtagtcagtgatgcattcagtcaggctgttgatgtcatcaccatgagttggaacatgctccagtctgtggttctgaaacagtcctTCAGCTTCTCACTGGCttcgtctgaccaaactttcactgacttcttctgtgccttttgtctcctcaccagtggaatgtaatgggggagcagatagacgaggttgtggtctgagcgtcccagaggggggagggggcggAGGTGTAAGCGTACTTAACGttagcataaaaaaggtccagcgttttattgtcccttgttttacacgtgacgtactggatgagcgtggggagggtggaatGGAGAGAGGCATGGTTGAAATCCCCTGTGATCAGCAGGAGAGCGCGGGGGTATtgtgtttgcagattgtttacaGCGGCGTTGATCCGCTCacacgcggcggcggcggcggcgtccgCGCAGGGAGGGATATAAACACAGAGCACGATCACGTGGCCGAACTCTCTCGGCAAGTAATAAGGTCTTAAGCTCACTGCGAGAAGTTCAACAtccgagcagcatatctgctgcttcacgtgaacATGCGCCGCGTTACACCacctctcattcacaaacaccgccagcccTCCCCCTCTCTTCTTTCCGCTCCCCGCAAAAGTTCTGTCCGCGCGGATAAGTTTAAAGCCGTCCGTGGAGATCACTGAGTTCGGGACAGATCCATCTAACCACGTCTCCGTGAAGCACATAATGCTAGCGTCTCTGTACTTACTCTGGAAACGGGTTAGTGCTGTGAGTTCCTCGGTCTTGTTCCGTAAAGATCTAACGTTTCCCGTGTCAACCGATGGTAAATAACCTTTCCTCCGCTTCGTCCTCCCGCCCCGACATCCTCTCCGCCTCCTCCGTATTTCTGCAGGGATGTATAGTTTCTCAGCGTGGTGATGAATGGGGCCACAGCGCGAGGAGTCACGTAGTCCTAGAGGCTGGTTCCTCGTGTAGATCAAGGGACGCTCGGAGTTGCGGACAAAGGGATCTCCACTCGCGGCATCGAAATGTGccgaaagtaacaaaaatataatcactAGAGTCCCAAAAGTTGGTTTCTTCAGGGCATGTAGGCTCAGAATACCCGATGCGGAATTCAAAAATATACAAGcaatccagaaaacacaataaaaaggagaaagtaggaaaagaagGGATACCGCCGATGTGACTGGCTGCTGCCTGCGCAGCGCCATCttggaagtgatacaatacgccctaccgcaaacaggaagtgacgtcagccagACGAGTTGTTATAATGTTATTCCTAAGTAATTAACGGTTTCTTCATTGGGATATTGCAGAGATAGGAAAGTTCACATTTCTTAACAGCcattaatttacatttatttacatttaagcAAAGACCAGAAGCATCCGAAAATAACTTTATCAATTCAAGTGCCGGAGAAACTTCAGAAGAGTCTTTTTGTCACGCACTTCAGGCACGGATGGACTCAGAAACAGAGCAGTTGGCACGGTTAGATGGTATTTATTGGCTACTCTTGGTCAGGCAGGCAAGGGTCAGATCCGTGGCGTCAGTCAGGGTTTGGGGCTATCCAGGAATCAGTCGTCGGGCAGGCAGGAGGTCGTCACCAGGGAGTCCAAGGCAGCGGGCGAGGGTTCAGGAAATCGGACGAGACTGGACAAGGGAGAGAAACAGGCAGGTTAGGAGAGGGAACAAACTAGGCTTAGTCAAAGCTTGACGTTTAACGGACAGATGGCCTGAAAGTGTTTACCACTAGGGGTTAGACAACAATCTGACGCCGAACAGGTGGAGGCTCCGCCCTTATAAAGGACCCACTGCTGACCCACTGACCTGCAGGTGTGAGGGTCACAGCAGCTGATGTCAcacttttaagaaaattgttGTATCATCAGCCAGTTGGCTGATCATAATTCTTTTGTCCAGAACTGATATTCCACCCAATTGACTATTTATTATGTGACTAGCCAATAGGTGAGTggataacagaaataaattttaAGTCGAATCTCGGGGATGTTCCTTTTTTCAATTTGATTGAGCTATTTCCATTATTATACGATGTTCTAATAGTACTGCAGAAAGAAATGACCAAAACCAAATAGGtttaatgtttcaaaaataaagttGTGTTCAATTCGAATGCTTTGTAAAAGTGAAGAAAAAGGATAAAGCTTTCATCATTTATCAAATCTGGGTAATCTAATATGTCGAGCAAAAGCCTAATGTTATTTGAGATGTGTCTATTTCTTAAAAAGCCTGATTGCGTTTCTTCAATAATGTCATCCAGAACTAACTTTAATCTCTCAGCAAAAATTGTGGCCAGGATCTTTTAATCGTTATTTAGTAGACTAATTGGATGCCAGTTGTCAATAAGTAACAGATCCTTCTTTGGTTTGGGAATAAGAGTAATTAATCCTTGAGttaaggagggagggagggttCCCTTAATAATACTTTCATTATAAACCGCCAGTAAGAATGGAGCAAGATCTTCAGCGAATGATTTATAAAACTCACACAGCAAACCATCTGTTCCaggtgatttatttttcttcaggcACTTAATTGAATCTaatatttcttttaatgtaATAGGACGATCGCAAAATTCTTGGTCATCAGGAGTGACTTGCTTTATGTCTATCAAGGAATTTAGAAACTTATTAGCATTATGCTCACAATATTTGGAGCTGTATAAATCTTTATAAAAGTTACAGCAGAACTTAGCAATGTTTGTTGTGTCATTACATACAACATTATCTATAAGAAGTTTGTTAATTGTATTAGTAGCAATTTGGGATCTTTCCAGTCTAAAAAAATATGCAGAGTTTTGCTCCCCTTCCTCTATCCACTGCCTTCTACCATCAGCCTTAACTTGATATAATTTGTCttaatttgttttggttttctgaT is part of the Fundulus heteroclitus isolate FHET01 unplaced genomic scaffold, MU-UCD_Fhet_4.1 scaffold_77, whole genome shotgun sequence genome and encodes:
- the LOC118561957 gene encoding uncharacterized protein LOC118561957 — translated: MALRRQQPVTSAVSLLFLLSPFYCVFWIACIFLNSASGILSLHALKKPTFGTLVIIFLLLSAHFDAASGDPFVRNSERPLIYTRNQPLGLRDSSRCGPIHHHAEKLYIPAEIRRRRRGCRGGRTKRRKGYLPSVDTGNVRSLRNKTEELTALTRFQSKYRDASIMCFTETWLDGSVPNSVISTDGFKLIRADRTFAGSGKKRGGGLAVFVNERWCNAAHVHVKQQICCSDVELLAVSLRPYYLPREFGHVIVLCVYIPPCADAAAAAACERINAAVNNLQTQYPRALLLITGDFNHASLHSTLPTLIQYVTCKTRDNKTLDLFYANVKYAYTSAPSPLWDAQTTTSSICSPITFHW